The following coding sequences are from one Dermacentor andersoni chromosome 5, qqDerAnde1_hic_scaffold, whole genome shotgun sequence window:
- the Alg10 gene encoding dol-P-Glc:Glc(2)Man(9)GlcNAc(2)-PP-Dol alpha-1,2-glucosyltransferase — protein sequence MHLVVFAAILSAVLSMSVLVSLTVHHVQPTPYMDEIFHVPQAQNYCAFNLSHWDPMITTPPGLYLTSVLFLLPFGLVMNSEVCTLFVLRCCNIVLTLGNFYVSSLISIKLAGAAGSKARTKLVVSSSAMSLLPVLHFFTFLYYTDPGSVFFLQLMYLYSLFDRHYLAACFGAVAVLYRQTSVVWVFMVAACKTMEIAETTISASDNKLEGFSCAAAKIAAEPMKQARLFSDFVMRVLNECLGYVVVGLSFVAFVLLNGSIVLGDKSSHQACAHFPQLGYFALFTLFHAAPHLVLPSILRDFCQSVLRRPFLYAAVTLACVLSLQNFTYVHPYLLADNRHFPFYIWRRLLGRSELVRCCLVPCYIYAGYAMLHRLQHKKPLWQLLFFLCVVAATVPQKLLEFRYFVVPYLFFRLQLKDVKYWQVLLELFANILLNGVVMWLFLNRTFAWTGNPAVQRFMW from the coding sequence ATGCATCTCGTTGTTTTCGCTGCAATTTTAAGTGCGGTGCTGTCAATGTCAGTGCTAGTCTCTCTCACAGTGCATCATGTTCAACCAACGCCTTATATGGACGAAATATTTCACGTTCCGCAAGCGCAGAATTATTGCGCTTTCAACCTGTCTCACTGGGATCCGATGATCACTACACCTCCGGGACTCTACCTGACATCGGTGCTGTTCCTGCTCCCCTTCGGGCTGGTTATGAACTCTGAAGTTTGCACGCTGTTTGTGTTGCGTTGCTGCAACATCGTTTTGACACTTGGAAACTTCTACGTTTCGTCGTTGATCTCGATCAAGCTCGCGGGTGCCGCCGGAAGCAAAGCCCGCACGAAGCTCGTCGTGTCGAGCTCCGCGATGTCTCTGCTGCCGGTGCTACATTTCTTCACATTTCTCTACTACACCGACCCGGGATCTGTGTTCTTCCTGCAGCTCATGTACCTGTACTCCCTATTCGACCGTCACtacctcgctgcgtgcttcgGAGCCGTAGCTGTGCTCTACCGACAAACCTCCGTAGTTTGGGTATTCATGGTCGCCGCCTGCAAAACCATGGAAATCGCCGAAACTACAATTTCTGCGAGCGACAACAAATTGGAAGGTTTTTCGTGCGCTGCCGCTAAAATCGCCGCTGAGCCAATGAAACAAGCGCGGCTGTTCTCTGACTTTGTGATGCGCGTGTTGAACGAGTGCTTGGGTTACGTTGTCGTCGGGCTGTCCTTTGTGGCGTTCGTGCTTCTCAACGGCAGCATCGTTCTGGGCGACAAGTCTTCGCATCAGGCGTGCGCGCATTTTCCGCAGCTCGGTTACTTCGCACTTTTCACGCTGTTCCACGCTGCTCCGCATTTGGTGCTGCCCAGCATATTGAGAGACTTCTGCCAAAGTGTTCTCCGGAGGCCATTCTTGTACGCCGCTGTTACTTTAGCTTGCGTTCTCTCTCTGCAAAATTTTACCTACGTTCACCCTTATCTCCTTGCTGACAACAGGCACTTTCCCTTTTACATTTGGAGGCGGCTGTTAGGCAGGAGCGAGCTTGTCCGATGCTGTCTTGTGCCGTGTTACATCTACGCAGGCTACGCCATGTTACACCGGCTGCAACATAAAAAACCGCTATGGCaacttctgttctttttgtgcgtcGTCGCCGCTACAGTGCCCCAGAAATTGCTGGAGTTTCGTTACTTTGTTGTTCCGTATCTGTTCTTTCGGCTGCAGTTAAAAGATGTCAAGTATTGGCAAGTGCTTCTGGAACTTTTTGCCAATATTTTGCTAAATGGTGTCGTGATGTGGCTGTTTCTAAACCGTACGTTCGCGTGGACAGGTAACCCGGCCGTTCAGAGGTTCATGTGGTGA